One segment of Carya illinoinensis cultivar Pawnee chromosome 13, C.illinoinensisPawnee_v1, whole genome shotgun sequence DNA contains the following:
- the LOC122292314 gene encoding tubulin alpha-5 chain, translating to MREIISIHIGQAGIQVGNSCWELYCLEHGIQPDGMMPSDTSVGVAHDAFNTFFSETGSGKHVPRAIFVDLEPTVIDEVRTGTYRQLFHPEQLISGKEDAANNFARGHYTVGKEIVDLCLDRVRKLADNCTGLQGFLVFNAVGGGTGSGLGSLLLERLSVDYGKKSKLGFTIYPSPQVSTAVVEPYNSVLSTHSLLEHTDVAVLLDNEAIYDICRRSLDIERPTYTNLNRLISQIISSLTTSLRFDGAINVDITEFQTNLVPYPRIHFMLSSYSPVISAEKAYHEQLSVPEITNAVFEPSSMMAKCDPRHGKYMACCLMYRGDVVPKDVNAAVATIKSKRTVQFVDWCPTGFKCGINYQPPTVVPGGDLAKVQRAVCMISNNTAVAEVFSRIDHKFDLMYAKRAFVHWYVGEGMEEGEFSEAREDLAALEKDYEEVGAEGVDDEEEGEDY from the exons aTGAGAGAGATAATAAGCATACACATTGGGCAGGCTGGGATTCAGGTGGGGAATTCATGCTGGGAGCTCTATTGCCTCGAGCATGGCATTCAGCCCGATGGCATGATGCCAAG TGATACTTCGGTGGGAGTTGCACACGATGCTTTCAATACCTTCTTTAGCGAGACTGGTTCGGGCAAGCATGTGCCTAGGGCCATATTTGTTGACTTGGAACCAACGGTTATCGATGAAGTTAGGACTGGGACGTACCGACAACTCTTTCATCCCGAGCAGCTAATTTCTGGCAAGGAAGATGCCGCAAATAATTTTGCAAGAGGGCACTATACAG TTGGGAAGGAAATTGTAGATCTCTGCCTGGATCGGGTAAGGAAATTAGCTGATAACTGTACTGGCTTACAGGGGTTTTTGGTGTTTAATGCTGTTGGTGGTGGTACTGGTTCTGGTCTTGGGTCCCTGTTGTTAGAACGACTGTCTGTGGACTATGGGAAGAAGTCAAAGCTTGGATTCACCATCTATCCGTCTCCCCAG GTTTCAACCGCCGTTGTGGAGCCTTACAACAGTGTCCTCTCTACTCATTCTCTTCTTGAACACACCGATGTGGCTGTGCTCTTGGacaatgaagctatctatgacaTTTGCCGAAGATCCCTTGATATTGAGAGGCCAACTTATACCAATTTGAACCGATTGATATCTCAAATCATATCATCCTTGACAACTTCTTTAAGATTTGATGGAGCTATCAATGTGGACATTACTGAGTTCCAGACAAACCTTGTACCATATCCTCGGATCCATTTCATGCTTTCGTCATATTCTCCTGTCATCTCAGCCGAAAAAGCATATCATGAGCAGCTTTCAGTTCCTGAAATCACAAATGCAGTGTTTGAGCCCTCAAGCATGATGGCTAAGTGTGATCCAAGGCATGGGAAATACATGGCCTGCTGCTTAATGTACCGTGGAGATGTTGTCCCAAAGGATGTTAATGCTGCAGTTGCCACCATCAAATCCAAAAGAACTGTTCAGTTCGTTGACtg GTGCCCAACTGGCTTCAAATGTGGCATCAACTATCAGCCTCCAACAGTCGTACCTGGGGGTGATCTTGCCAAGGTGCAGCGAGCTGTTTGCATGATCAGCAACAACACAGCAGTGGCAGAGGTGTTCTCACGCATTGACCACAAATTTGATCTCATGTATGCAAAGAGGGCATTTGTGCACTGGTATGTCGGCGAAGGCATGGAGGAAGGGGAGTTCTCTGAAGCCCGAGAAGATCTGGCTGCTCTTGAGAAAGATTATGAGGAAGTTGGTGCCGAAGGTGTAGATGATGAAGAGGAAGGTGAAGATTACTAA
- the LOC122291257 gene encoding uncharacterized protein LOC122291257 — protein MQTQSEVKESETYGHAKTLMDDADATIDVDADAGEDNARSETLLRCVLCIRGRSRVQMLSGIGWVGWLSKPTFTQPDFSGFDPIELGGLIGSVGFMHRPTQNSPPFPWKCIWRSHMPSKVAFFTWTASLGKILTLDNLRKRGIIVMDWCFICKKNGETVDHLLLHCEVPRALWDGIFGRTGLAWAMPLRVVDLLACRKGLHGCTQVDVAWKMVSLYLLWFIWMEWNEWCFNDNECTLEQLWNFFVHSLLFWFSALVTNASSVHDFLMSLSISWNVLRCFLLYTSCVHGLCLYICF, from the exons ATGCAAACCCAATCGGAAGTCAAAGAAAGTGAAACAT ATGGGCATGCCAAGACTTTGATGGACGATGCTGATGCCACCATAGACGTCGATGCTGATGCCGGAGAGGACAACGCCAGATCTGAAACTTTACTGCGCTGTGTGCTCTGTATAAGAGGCAGAAGTCGGGTTCAAATGTTGTCCGGCATTGGTTGGGTTGGATGGTTGTCAAAACCGACATTTACTCAACCCGACTTTAGCGGGTTCGACCCAATCGAGTTGGGTGGATTGATCGGCTCAGTGGGTTTTATGCACAGGCCTACTCAGAATAGTCCTCCTTTTCCTTGGAAGTGTATTTGGAGGTCTCACAtgccttccaaagttgctttcttCACTTGGACTGCTTCTCTTGGGAAAATATTGACATTGGATAATTTAAGGAAGCGGGGTATTATTGttatggattggtgcttcatcTGTAAAAAGAATGGGGAaactgtggatcatcttctcttacattgtgaggtgCCAAGGGCTTTATGGGATGGCATTTTTGGTAGAACCGGCTTGGCTTGGGCAATGCCTTTGAGAGTGGTTGATCTTCTAGCTTGCCGGAAAGGGCTTCATGGTTGCACTCAAGTGGATGTggcttggaagatggtttcttTATATCTCTTGTGGTTTATTTGGATGGAATGGAATGAATGGTGTTTTAATGACAACGAGTGTACTTTGGAGCAACTTTGGAAtttctttgtgcactctttgCTGTTTTGGTTTTCTGCTTTAGTGACTAATGCATCTTCCGTTCATGATTTTCTGATGTCGCTTTCCATTTCCTGGAATGTActtaggtgttttcttttgtatacttcctgtgtacatgggctttgcctatacatttgtttctaa